The Sphingomicrobium sp. genome has a window encoding:
- a CDS encoding superoxide dismutase yields the protein MAFVLPPLPYDENALAPHMSAETLQFHHGKHHNAYVNKTNELLQDDANLRGASLTQVVREARRSGNNKLFNNSAQIWNHSFFWQCLAPAEGQQPTGKLAKLIEDGFGTTATMLEQLHTEAVNHFASGWAWLVLDRGALRITSLHDADSPVAHEGMTPLFTLDVWEHAYYIDYRNERPRFATTVLQNIVNWDFVGQNLDGNGEQRADQEGANASVTA from the coding sequence ATGGCCTTTGTCCTGCCCCCACTTCCCTATGACGAAAACGCACTGGCCCCGCACATGTCGGCCGAGACGCTGCAGTTCCACCATGGCAAGCACCACAATGCCTATGTGAACAAGACGAACGAGCTGCTGCAGGACGACGCCAATCTTCGCGGCGCGTCACTGACCCAGGTCGTGCGCGAGGCGCGCCGCTCGGGGAACAACAAGCTGTTCAACAACAGCGCCCAAATCTGGAACCACAGCTTCTTCTGGCAGTGCCTGGCGCCGGCAGAAGGGCAGCAGCCGACAGGCAAGCTCGCCAAGCTGATCGAGGACGGTTTCGGCACCACCGCGACGATGCTGGAGCAGCTTCATACCGAAGCCGTGAACCACTTCGCCAGCGGCTGGGCTTGGTTGGTCCTCGACCGCGGCGCGCTTCGAATCACGTCGCTTCACGACGCCGACAGCCCGGTCGCCCATGAAGGCATGACTCCGCTCTTCACACTCGATGTGTGGGAGCATGCCTATTACATCGATTACCGCAACGAGCGGCCGCGCTTTGCGACGACGGTGCTCCAGAACATCGTTAACTGGGACTTCGTCGGCCAGAACCTCGACGGCAACGGCGAGCAGCGCGCCGACCAGGAAGGCGCGAACGCGTCCGTTACGGCTTGA
- the dapF gene encoding diaminopimelate epimerase has protein sequence MRRHFHKMHGLGNDFVVVDGRKEPFDVAPPLAKAIADRRTGIGCDQLIVLEPSEAADLKMRIWNADGGEVESCGNAARCVVQLTGATRIETAGGLLGGEQLSGEVEVSLGEPRFGWDEVPLAYAMDTGALPMRWDDLEAGMALNVGNPHVVFFVDDPDSISLEELGPRIENDAIFPDRVNVNVAQVDGDGIRLRTWERGVGLTLACGTGACATAVAAIKSKRVASPVNVTMPGGSLTIAWAPGEPIRMRGTATHVFEGELDLEALQ, from the coding sequence ATGCGGCGGCACTTCCACAAGATGCATGGTCTCGGCAACGATTTCGTTGTCGTCGATGGGCGAAAGGAGCCGTTCGACGTGGCGCCACCGCTCGCCAAGGCGATCGCGGACCGGCGCACGGGCATTGGATGCGACCAGCTGATCGTCCTGGAGCCGAGCGAAGCCGCGGACCTCAAGATGCGCATCTGGAACGCCGACGGCGGCGAGGTCGAGAGCTGTGGCAATGCCGCGCGCTGCGTCGTGCAGCTGACGGGTGCAACCCGCATCGAAACCGCCGGCGGGCTGCTCGGCGGCGAGCAGCTAAGCGGTGAGGTTGAAGTCAGCCTCGGAGAGCCGCGGTTTGGCTGGGACGAGGTACCCCTCGCCTATGCAATGGACACCGGTGCGCTTCCGATGCGCTGGGACGATCTCGAAGCCGGCATGGCGCTCAATGTCGGCAATCCGCACGTCGTCTTCTTCGTGGACGATCCGGATTCGATTTCGCTGGAAGAGCTCGGTCCAAGGATCGAGAATGATGCAATATTCCCGGATCGGGTGAACGTCAATGTGGCGCAGGTAGATGGTGACGGCATTCGCCTGCGAACCTGGGAACGGGGTGTCGGGCTGACCCTAGCCTGCGGCACCGGCGCGTGCGCGACTGCCGTTGCGGCGATCAAGTCGAAACGGGTCGCCTCGCCCGTGAACGTAACGATGCCGGGCGGATCGTTGACGATCGCCTGGGCGCCCGGTGAGCCGATCCGGATGCGAGGAACGGCCACCCATGTATTCGAGGGCGAGCTCGACCTTGAGGCGCTGCAATGA
- a CDS encoding MiaB/RimO family radical SAM methylthiotransferase, whose protein sequence is MSVETITLGCRLNFAESETIARTAPAGEQWVVVNSCAVTNEAVRQTRQAIRRAHRDKPGANILVTGCAAELEPATFAEMPGVARVVGNARKLNSLAANDVMAPAGFQGHVRSFVAVQTGCDHRCTFCSIWQARGESRSLAFELIRDAVAREIDRGAKEIVLTGVDITDYEGGLGLLCQRLLASEPRLQRLRLSSLDGVEVDPPLFELIAGEPRLLPHFHLSLQAGDDMILKRMKRRHSRADAVRTVERIKTARPDATIGADLIAGFPTETEDMAINSLQLLEDCDIIAAHIFPFSARPNTPAARMPQLPRELVKARAARLRNAAAERRRRWLDSLVGSARHVLIENNAKGHADNFAPVSIPGTVGGETGVAQIVGRDGDTLVGAWA, encoded by the coding sequence ATGAGCGTCGAAACGATCACGCTCGGTTGCCGTCTCAACTTCGCGGAGAGCGAGACGATCGCCCGCACCGCCCCTGCCGGGGAGCAATGGGTCGTCGTGAACAGCTGCGCCGTGACGAACGAAGCGGTGCGCCAGACGCGGCAGGCGATCCGGCGTGCGCACCGCGATAAGCCGGGCGCCAATATCCTCGTCACTGGCTGTGCGGCCGAGCTTGAGCCGGCTACCTTCGCGGAGATGCCGGGCGTAGCGCGGGTGGTGGGAAATGCCCGCAAGCTCAACAGCCTGGCCGCTAATGACGTCATGGCGCCAGCAGGGTTCCAAGGGCACGTCCGAAGCTTCGTCGCGGTGCAGACGGGATGCGACCATCGCTGCACCTTCTGCTCGATCTGGCAGGCGCGTGGGGAAAGCCGCTCACTAGCCTTCGAGCTGATCCGCGACGCTGTCGCGCGCGAGATCGACCGCGGCGCGAAGGAGATCGTGCTGACCGGCGTCGACATCACCGACTATGAGGGTGGCCTCGGCCTTTTGTGCCAGCGCCTGCTCGCTTCCGAACCACGGTTGCAGCGGCTGCGCTTGTCGTCACTCGACGGGGTCGAGGTCGACCCGCCACTATTCGAACTCATCGCCGGCGAGCCGCGCCTTCTTCCGCACTTTCATCTTTCGCTGCAGGCTGGCGACGACATGATCCTGAAGCGCATGAAGCGCCGCCACAGCCGCGCCGACGCGGTGCGCACCGTGGAGCGCATCAAGACGGCACGGCCGGACGCAACCATCGGTGCCGACCTGATCGCCGGATTTCCGACCGAAACTGAAGACATGGCCATCAACAGCCTGCAATTGTTGGAGGATTGCGACATCATCGCCGCTCACATCTTTCCTTTTTCGGCGCGCCCGAACACGCCGGCCGCACGCATGCCGCAGCTGCCACGCGAGCTCGTAAAGGCTCGCGCCGCACGCCTCCGGAACGCTGCTGCCGAGCGCCGCCGTCGGTGGCTCGACAGCCTCGTCGGCTCGGCCCGGCACGTGCTGATCGAGAACAATGCCAAAGGTCATGCCGACAACTTCGCCCCGGTGTCGATTCCCGGAACGGTCGGCGGAGAGACGGGAGTGGCGCAGATCGTTGGCCGGGACGGCGACACGCTTGTGGGAGCCTGGGCATGA
- a CDS encoding septation protein A — MSDKSEPQGGAKLLIDLGPLLVFFAVNFLAPVPSVLKIFVATGAFMVAMVAAMIFSAIRYRHISPLLWFSGIMVVLLGGLTIWLHNESFIKIKPTIYYALVSGLLWFGLATDRPLLQRVLGSAYPGLDQRGWAKLTRNWAIFFAFMALLNEAVWRNSSTDFWIGFKLWGALPLTFLFAAANIPMLMRHGLMKENAELVEPGPVE; from the coding sequence ATGAGCGACAAGTCCGAGCCGCAGGGCGGCGCCAAGCTTCTTATCGACCTTGGCCCCCTGCTCGTCTTCTTTGCAGTCAACTTCCTGGCGCCGGTCCCGTCGGTGCTGAAGATCTTCGTCGCGACGGGTGCCTTCATGGTCGCGATGGTCGCGGCGATGATCTTCTCGGCAATCCGCTACCGCCACATCTCTCCGCTCCTGTGGTTCTCCGGGATCATGGTCGTGCTGCTCGGCGGGCTGACGATCTGGCTGCACAACGAAAGCTTCATCAAAATAAAGCCGACGATCTATTATGCGCTGGTGTCGGGACTTTTGTGGTTCGGTCTCGCCACCGACCGCCCGCTCCTTCAGCGCGTCCTAGGCAGCGCCTATCCCGGGCTAGACCAGCGCGGCTGGGCCAAGCTGACGCGCAATTGGGCGATCTTCTTCGCCTTCATGGCGCTGCTGAACGAGGCGGTGTGGCGCAACAGCTCGACCGACTTCTGGATCGGCTTCAAGCTGTGGGGCGCGCTCCCGCTCACCTTCCTGTTCGCCGCCGCCAACATCCCGATGCTGATGCGGCACGGCCTGATGAAGGAAAATGCCGAGCTGGTTGAACCAGGACCTGTTGAATGA
- the rpsD gene encoding 30S ribosomal protein S4, giving the protein MTKRTSAKYKLDRRMGENVFGRPKSPVNRREYGPGQHGQRRKGKLSDYGIQLRAKQKLKGYYGDITEKQFKKQYIDASRMKGDASQNLIGLLERRLDMVVYRAKFAPTIWAARQLVSHGHVRVNGVKCNIASRRVNVGDVIELGSKAQEMALVIEAQSLAEREIPDYVVPDGTSKVTYTRVPKLDEVPYPVRMEPNLVIEFYSR; this is encoded by the coding sequence GTGACGAAGCGCACCAGCGCCAAGTATAAGCTCGACCGCCGCATGGGCGAGAACGTCTTCGGACGTCCCAAGAGCCCGGTTAACCGCCGCGAGTACGGCCCTGGCCAGCACGGTCAGCGCCGCAAGGGCAAGCTCTCCGACTATGGCATCCAGCTCCGCGCCAAGCAGAAGCTGAAGGGCTATTACGGAGACATCACGGAAAAGCAGTTCAAGAAGCAGTATATCGACGCTTCGCGGATGAAGGGCGACGCCTCGCAGAACCTCATCGGCCTGCTCGAGCGCCGCCTCGACATGGTCGTCTATCGCGCCAAGTTCGCGCCGACGATCTGGGCCGCGCGCCAGCTGGTCAGCCACGGCCACGTCCGCGTCAACGGCGTGAAGTGCAACATCGCCAGCCGCCGCGTGAATGTCGGCGACGTCATCGAGCTCGGCTCGAAGGCGCAGGAAATGGCGCTGGTCATCGAGGCGCAGAGCCTCGCCGAGCGCGAGATCCCCGACTACGTCGTTCCGGACGGCACATCGAAGGTGACCTACACCCGCGTCCCGAAGCTGGACGAGGTGCCCTACCCGGTACGCATGGAGCCGAACCTCGTGATCGAGTTCTACTCGCGCTGA
- a CDS encoding PilZ domain-containing protein, which translates to MNENQVETTGYSISAAAPAQPERRSDERFVRLLRVGAIVVDGRRELCLIRNISAGGLMIRAYSEIPIGAAVSVEFKQGKPVSGIVHWAKDGLTGIGFDAPIDVLSLLAPSGGGPRPRLPRIDMECMAWVRQESALIRVRATNVSQGGIGIVSQQPLVVGGDVVVTLPGLTPAAGVVAWSSGESYGISFNRALVLSELVDWLQEQQQQEQHARLAS; encoded by the coding sequence ATGAATGAAAACCAGGTCGAGACTACCGGCTATTCAATCTCCGCCGCCGCGCCGGCGCAGCCCGAGCGCCGCTCGGACGAGCGGTTCGTCCGGCTGCTGCGGGTCGGCGCAATCGTCGTGGATGGCCGGCGCGAGCTCTGCCTTATCCGAAATATCTCCGCGGGCGGGCTGATGATCCGTGCCTATTCCGAGATCCCGATCGGCGCCGCGGTCTCCGTCGAGTTCAAGCAGGGGAAACCCGTCAGCGGGATTGTGCACTGGGCGAAAGACGGGCTCACGGGGATCGGCTTCGACGCGCCGATCGACGTCCTAAGCCTGCTTGCGCCATCTGGCGGCGGGCCGCGCCCGCGCCTGCCGCGCATCGACATGGAATGCATGGCGTGGGTCCGGCAGGAGTCGGCGCTGATCCGCGTCCGAGCGACAAACGTATCACAGGGCGGCATCGGCATCGTCTCGCAACAACCGCTTGTGGTCGGGGGCGACGTGGTCGTGACCCTGCCCGGGCTTACGCCCGCAGCCGGGGTCGTCGCGTGGAGCTCAGGCGAAAGCTATGGAATCAGCTTCAACCGCGCGCTGGTGCTGTCGGAACTGGTGGACTGGCTTCAGGAACAGCAACAGCAGGAGCAGCACGCGCGGCTCGCCAGCTGA
- a CDS encoding ABC transporter permease, whose amino-acid sequence MNWHGISAIYRFEMARWKRTLWQSLITPVITTALYFVVFGSALGSRMADMDGVSYGAFIVPGLTLLSVFMQSIFNASFGIYFPKFTGTIYELLSAPISSFEAVLAYVGAAVTKSVILALVTLATALLFVPLQIDHPVAMILFLVGISAGFCLFGFAIGIWAQNFEQLQIIPMLIITPLTFLGGAFYSVKALAEPFRTITLFNPIVHVISGFRWSFYSVADVPVWLSVAVTLAIIAICMAVIAWMFRTGYRLKQ is encoded by the coding sequence ATGAACTGGCACGGCATTTCCGCAATCTACCGGTTCGAGATGGCGCGCTGGAAGCGGACTTTGTGGCAAAGCCTGATCACGCCGGTGATCACCACCGCGCTCTACTTCGTCGTGTTCGGGTCGGCACTCGGGAGCCGCATGGCCGACATGGACGGCGTCAGCTACGGCGCCTTCATTGTCCCCGGCCTGACGCTTCTCTCAGTCTTCATGCAGTCGATCTTCAATGCCAGCTTCGGCATTTATTTTCCGAAGTTTACGGGCACCATCTACGAGCTTTTGTCAGCGCCAATCTCAAGCTTTGAAGCGGTCCTCGCTTATGTCGGTGCCGCGGTCACAAAGTCGGTCATCCTTGCGCTCGTGACGCTCGCGACCGCGCTGCTGTTCGTGCCGTTGCAGATCGACCATCCCGTCGCGATGATCCTGTTCCTGGTGGGGATCAGCGCCGGATTCTGCCTGTTCGGATTCGCGATCGGGATCTGGGCGCAGAATTTCGAGCAACTGCAGATCATCCCGATGCTGATCATCACGCCGCTGACCTTCCTCGGCGGCGCCTTCTACTCGGTGAAGGCGCTCGCCGAGCCGTTCCGCACGATCACGTTGTTCAACCCGATCGTCCACGTGATCAGCGGCTTCCGCTGGAGCTTTTACTCCGTCGCGGACGTGCCGGTATGGTTGAGCGTCGCGGTCACCCTTGCGATCATCGCCATTTGCATGGCGGTGATCGCGTGGATGTTCCGCACCGGCTACCGCCTCAAGCAGTAA
- a CDS encoding DUF938 domain-containing protein: MTDGRRFYEAAAAGARRSAPAALRNREPIADVLGAWLPSSGLVLEVASGTGEHAVHFAERFPALEWQPSDRDEAALSSITAWRAEAALPNLRTPIELDAAATDWPIQSADGVMSINMVHISPWESALGLIAGAAHILSAGAPLILYGPWLAGDVQTAPSNLAFDADLKRRDSRWGLRRVEDFAAAAEASFEFADGRSMPANNMMLLFRRR; this comes from the coding sequence GTGACCGACGGCCGCCGTTTCTACGAAGCGGCGGCGGCAGGAGCGCGGCGCTCAGCTCCCGCGGCGCTGAGGAACCGTGAACCGATCGCCGACGTGCTCGGCGCATGGCTACCGTCGAGCGGCCTCGTCCTCGAAGTCGCGAGCGGCACCGGCGAGCATGCCGTCCACTTCGCCGAACGCTTTCCCGCGCTCGAATGGCAGCCGAGCGACCGAGACGAGGCCGCGCTCTCTTCCATCACAGCGTGGCGTGCTGAGGCAGCGCTGCCGAACCTGCGTACGCCCATCGAACTTGACGCCGCGGCGACCGACTGGCCCATCCAGTCGGCGGATGGAGTGATGAGCATCAATATGGTGCACATCAGCCCCTGGGAATCGGCGCTCGGGCTGATCGCCGGTGCAGCGCATATCCTCAGCGCGGGTGCGCCGCTGATCCTTTACGGTCCCTGGCTCGCGGGCGATGTGCAGACCGCGCCGTCGAACCTGGCGTTCGATGCCGACCTCAAGCGGCGTGACTCACGATGGGGGCTGCGCCGGGTCGAAGACTTTGCCGCAGCGGCCGAAGCGTCTTTTGAGTTCGCCGACGGCCGATCGATGCCCGCCAACAACATGATGCTGCTTTTTCGCCGTCGTTAA
- a CDS encoding PilZ domain-containing protein, which yields MDESSMIKNRRSRRSPVLLAATIEVAGAPVPVKLRNLSEEGALIEADRLPLEGSTTFFQRNELRLKSRIVWVQGRFAGVAFDEQLKPEQVLRHVPTPKPKVNIGHRRPGLACRPLTDYERRMLEQWMTAAPFASPGD from the coding sequence ATGGACGAGAGCAGCATGATCAAGAACCGGCGGTCGCGCCGCTCGCCGGTGCTCCTGGCGGCGACGATCGAGGTCGCCGGCGCTCCCGTTCCGGTCAAGCTGCGCAACCTTTCCGAAGAAGGGGCGCTCATCGAGGCCGACAGGCTGCCGCTTGAGGGGTCGACGACCTTCTTCCAGCGCAACGAACTCAGGCTCAAGAGCCGGATCGTGTGGGTCCAGGGCCGCTTCGCTGGAGTGGCGTTCGACGAGCAGCTGAAACCGGAACAGGTGCTTCGCCACGTCCCGACGCCGAAGCCCAAGGTGAACATCGGGCACCGCCGGCCGGGCCTCGCCTGCCGTCCACTCACCGATTATGAGCGCCGCATGCTCGAGCAGTGGATGACCGCCGCGCCGTTCGCCTCGCCGGGCGACTGA
- a CDS encoding methyltransferase domain-containing protein gives MRHARAATIVGDLADPGVLPDGTFDCIIITQTLHLIYDMAAAVKQLRRSLRPGGILLMTVPGITPVRPGRDYSWHWSVTEDSLPRLLAQAFDPAAVSVETFGNLFAATAFLHGAAVEEIPAEKLDSFDPAYPVTVAARAVA, from the coding sequence CTGCGGCACGCGCGAGCAGCGACGATTGTCGGCGATCTCGCCGACCCCGGGGTCCTCCCGGACGGAACGTTCGACTGCATCATCATCACGCAAACCCTCCACCTGATTTACGACATGGCGGCGGCGGTGAAGCAGTTGCGGCGCTCGCTTCGGCCGGGCGGCATATTGTTGATGACGGTACCGGGCATCACTCCGGTGCGCCCTGGCCGCGACTATAGTTGGCATTGGTCGGTGACCGAGGACTCCCTACCGCGGCTCCTTGCACAGGCTTTCGATCCCGCCGCCGTCTCCGTGGAAACCTTCGGCAATCTGTTCGCCGCGACAGCCTTCCTTCATGGCGCGGCTGTAGAGGAGATCCCGGCGGAAAAGCTCGACAGCTTCGATCCCGCCTATCCTGTGACGGTGGCAGCGCGCGCTGTCGCATGA
- the ftsY gene encoding signal recognition particle-docking protein FtsY, translating to MSWLDRLRGGFSKTADRVADNLTGLTSRAALDTSTLDDIEEALIASDLGPEASHRIREAIASQRFERLDERGLRTILAEEIEKILAPVAKPLEITGFPRPHVILVIGVNGSGKTTTIGKLGHWLKGEDYGVLLAAGDTFRAAAIEQLKIWGDRIGAPVISGKEGGDAAGIVFDGVKQATATGEDVLIVDTAGRLQNKTHLMDELSKIRRVLGRLNPEAPHDILLVLDATTGQNALAQVEVFRETAGVTGLIMTKLDGTARGGILVAAAERFGLPIHAIGVGEQADDLRPFDPRAVARAIAGLPPE from the coding sequence ATGAGCTGGCTTGATCGCCTGCGCGGCGGCTTCAGCAAGACCGCAGACCGGGTCGCGGACAATCTGACCGGCCTCACCAGCCGCGCCGCGCTCGATACCTCGACTCTCGACGACATCGAAGAAGCCCTGATCGCGTCCGACCTCGGCCCCGAAGCCTCGCACCGGATCCGGGAAGCGATCGCCAGCCAGCGGTTCGAAAGGCTCGACGAGAGAGGCCTCCGCACGATCCTTGCCGAAGAAATCGAGAAGATCTTAGCGCCGGTTGCCAAGCCCCTGGAAATCACAGGCTTTCCGCGCCCGCACGTTATCCTCGTGATCGGCGTCAACGGGTCGGGGAAGACGACGACCATCGGCAAGCTCGGGCATTGGCTGAAGGGTGAGGATTATGGCGTCCTGCTCGCCGCCGGGGACACCTTCAGGGCGGCCGCGATCGAACAGCTGAAGATCTGGGGCGACCGGATCGGCGCACCCGTCATCTCCGGCAAGGAAGGGGGTGACGCGGCGGGGATCGTGTTCGACGGGGTCAAGCAGGCGACGGCAACCGGCGAGGACGTGCTGATCGTCGACACCGCCGGGCGGCTCCAGAACAAGACGCACTTGATGGACGAACTGTCCAAGATCCGCCGCGTGCTCGGCCGGCTGAACCCCGAAGCCCCGCACGACATCCTCCTCGTCCTCGACGCGACAACCGGCCAGAACGCCCTTGCCCAGGTCGAGGTGTTCCGCGAGACGGCGGGCGTGACCGGCCTGATCATGACCAAGCTCGACGGCACCGCGCGCGGCGGCATCCTGGTTGCCGCAGCCGAGCGCTTCGGTCTGCCAATCCATGCGATCGGCGTGGGCGAACAGGCCGACGACCTGCGCCCGTTCGACCCGCGAGCCGTTGCCCGCGCCATTGCCGGACTGCCGCCCGAATGA
- a CDS encoding ATP-binding cassette domain-containing protein: MSKAFDSRLKVAQESFGGIRDIIIDGTAELHARAFESIDKELTAARADTGFIAAAPRYVIETVGIVIIAIAAAWYAGRTGGVAAALPVLGAMAFGAQRLLPVVQQVYHGWSTASGYLSVLAQATDLLRLKVDPNGPKNSEPLPLRRCISIEDLTFTYKGRADPALEAVTFEIPAGSAVALVGETGSGKSTLADLLMGLLEPGSGRITIDGVPLIGETRVRWQRSIAHVPQTIFLADSSIARNIALALGDDALDMDRVIEAARQAQLHAFVESLPDGFDTLIGERGVRLSGGQRQRLGLAGAIYKQAPVLVLDEATSALDEATEAR, encoded by the coding sequence ATGAGCAAAGCTTTCGATTCGCGGCTGAAGGTCGCCCAGGAAAGCTTTGGCGGGATCAGGGATATCATCATCGACGGCACTGCCGAGCTTCATGCGCGTGCCTTCGAGAGCATCGACAAGGAGCTGACTGCAGCCCGCGCGGACACCGGCTTTATCGCTGCGGCGCCGCGCTACGTGATCGAAACCGTCGGTATCGTGATCATCGCCATTGCGGCGGCGTGGTATGCCGGCCGAACCGGTGGGGTCGCCGCCGCTCTACCGGTTCTTGGAGCCATGGCATTCGGGGCTCAACGGCTGTTGCCGGTTGTTCAGCAGGTCTATCATGGCTGGTCGACCGCGTCCGGATACCTCTCGGTGCTTGCCCAGGCCACCGACCTGCTGCGGTTGAAGGTCGATCCGAACGGCCCCAAGAACAGCGAGCCGCTTCCGCTGCGCCGGTGCATCAGCATCGAAGACCTGACCTTCACCTACAAGGGACGTGCCGACCCGGCGCTCGAGGCTGTGACCTTCGAGATTCCTGCGGGATCGGCGGTTGCCCTGGTCGGCGAAACGGGCAGCGGCAAGAGCACTCTCGCTGACCTGCTGATGGGCCTGCTCGAACCCGGCTCCGGCCGGATTACCATCGATGGAGTGCCGTTGATCGGCGAAACGCGGGTTCGCTGGCAGCGGAGCATTGCCCATGTGCCGCAGACGATCTTCCTGGCGGACAGCAGCATCGCTCGCAATATTGCGCTCGCCCTTGGGGACGACGCGCTCGACATGGACCGAGTGATCGAAGCGGCGCGGCAGGCGCAGCTACATGCGTTCGTCGAATCGCTTCCGGACGGATTTGACACGCTGATCGGCGAACGCGGCGTCCGCCTGTCTGGCGGGCAGCGGCAACGGCTTGGCCTTGCCGGGGCGATCTACAAGCAGGCGCCGGTGCTCGTCCTCGACGAAGCTACCAGTGCGCTCGATGAGGCGACGGAGGCGCGGTGA
- a CDS encoding ABC transporter ATP-binding protein → MSDPILSIRGLRKTYGTGTDALKSVDLDIRRGEIFALLGPNGAGKTTLINIVCGIVTASSGEVLVDGKNWQSDYRHARERIGLVPQELTSEAFEPVWNTVTFSRGLYGKPRNDAFVDDLLKRLSLGDKRKTIMMHLSGGMKRRVMIAKALSHEPDILFLDEPTAGVDVELRRDMWELVRKLRDDGKTIILTTHYIEEAEEMADRVGVISKGELIAVDEKRDLMAKMGRKTLEVVLAEPLSAVPSELGDWNVELGDEGHMLRYQFDSHADRTGIASLMRRLGELGIAYKDLSTHQSSLEEIFVELVHGGRSGGAK, encoded by the coding sequence ATGAGCGATCCCATCCTGTCCATCCGCGGCCTTCGTAAGACCTACGGCACCGGCACCGACGCGCTGAAGTCGGTGGACCTCGACATCCGTCGCGGCGAGATATTCGCCCTGCTGGGCCCGAACGGAGCCGGCAAGACGACACTGATCAACATCGTCTGCGGCATCGTCACGGCATCGAGCGGTGAGGTGCTCGTCGACGGCAAGAATTGGCAGAGCGATTACCGGCATGCCCGCGAGCGCATCGGCCTGGTGCCGCAGGAGCTGACCAGCGAGGCGTTCGAGCCGGTGTGGAACACCGTCACCTTCTCCCGCGGCCTGTATGGCAAGCCGCGCAACGATGCCTTCGTCGACGATCTGCTCAAACGCCTGTCGTTGGGAGACAAGCGTAAGACGATCATGATGCACCTGTCAGGCGGCATGAAGCGGCGCGTAATGATCGCCAAGGCGCTGAGCCACGAGCCCGACATCCTGTTCCTCGACGAGCCGACCGCCGGTGTCGATGTCGAGCTGCGCCGTGACATGTGGGAGCTGGTGCGGAAGCTCCGCGACGACGGGAAGACGATCATCCTCACCACCCATTACATCGAGGAGGCGGAGGAGATGGCGGACCGCGTCGGCGTCATCAGCAAGGGCGAGCTGATCGCCGTCGACGAGAAGCGCGACCTGATGGCGAAAATGGGCCGCAAGACGCTGGAGGTGGTGCTTGCGGAGCCCTTGTCCGCGGTGCCGTCCGAGCTTGGCGACTGGAATGTCGAGCTCGGCGACGAGGGTCACATGCTGCGCTACCAGTTCGACAGCCACGCCGATCGCACCGGAATCGCTTCGCTGATGCGCCGGCTGGGCGAGCTCGGGATCGCGTACAAGGATCTGTCGACGCACCAGTCGAGCCTCGAGGAGATTTTCGTCGAGCTGGTCCATGGTGGCCGCAGCGGAGGCGCGAAATGA